From one Thermovirga sp. genomic stretch:
- a CDS encoding arginine decarboxylase, pyruvoyl-dependent, protein MLPVPELFTLVVGRGEGKKKLTAFDSALLDAGVGNMNLLRVSSVLPPRCSFRTDLKMPFGSLLPIAYGSITSDVPGETISASIGVGIPEDPDSFGMIFEFSGFCPGADAAIKVEEMVREAFEMRSLGLKEVKVKAIDHAVGECGTVFAGCPLFFPF, encoded by the coding sequence ATGTTGCCCGTGCCAGAACTTTTTACGCTTGTCGTGGGTCGTGGTGAGGGGAAAAAGAAACTGACGGCCTTCGATTCAGCCCTTCTTGACGCGGGAGTCGGTAATATGAACCTCCTGCGCGTCAGCAGTGTTCTTCCACCGAGGTGCTCCTTCAGAACGGACCTGAAGATGCCCTTCGGTTCCCTTCTGCCGATCGCTTATGGCTCCATAACCAGCGATGTCCCCGGGGAGACCATCTCCGCCTCGATCGGTGTGGGCATACCCGAGGATCCCGATTCTTTCGGGATGATCTTCGAATTTTCGGGTTTCTGCCCTGGAGCGGATGCAGCAATAAAGGTCGAGGAGATGGTCCGGGAAGCCTTTGAAATGCGTTCCCTCGGCCTCAAGGAGGTCAAGGTCAAGGCGATCGACCATGCCGTGGGAGAATGCGGGACCGTCTTCGCCGGTTGCCCGCTGTTCTTTCCCTTTTAG